From the genome of Deltaproteobacteria bacterium, one region includes:
- the secE gene encoding preprotein translocase subunit SecE — translation MAHAQDNAPNKPVHLMFLFGGMLFFLLLQWTIDWIWGYFVANPSEFYVTSIAFVVALAVGISLYRNERVYTLANEVATELKKVAWPNAQEVKAATIVVVIMTIISAAILGLFDMVWAGLTEIIYG, via the coding sequence GTGGCGCACGCGCAAGACAACGCACCGAACAAGCCGGTCCACCTGATGTTCCTGTTCGGCGGGATGCTGTTCTTCCTGCTGCTGCAGTGGACGATCGACTGGATCTGGGGCTACTTCGTCGCGAACCCGAGCGAGTTCTACGTCACGTCGATCGCGTTCGTCGTCGCGCTGGCGGTGGGCATATCACTATACCGAAACGAGCGCGTCTACACTCTGGCGAACGAGGTGGCCACGGAACTCAAGAAGGTCGCGTGGCCGAACGCCCAGGAGGTCAAGGCCGCCACGATCGTGGTCGTCATCATGACGATCATCTCCGCGGCCATCCTCGGGCTGTTCGACATGGTGTGGGCCGGCCTCACCGAGATCATCTACGGGTAG
- a CDS encoding 50S ribosomal protein L10 has protein sequence MDRATKEKVVGEIREQFSDVMSIVLADYRGVDVPTVTEMRADFRKAGCAYRVLKNTLVKIAIKGSHLEPMSELLVGPTAVIWSNESPSAPAKLAVKWAKEVKDFEIKGGFFEGQVLDVAGVDQLARMPDKPELQATLLMTFLAAPTEFVKLLAAAPQNFAYLLDARKRQLESA, from the coding sequence ATGGACAGAGCAACGAAAGAAAAGGTCGTCGGCGAAATCCGCGAGCAGTTTTCGGATGTGATGAGCATCGTTCTCGCCGACTACCGCGGGGTGGACGTCCCGACCGTGACCGAGATGCGGGCCGATTTCCGCAAGGCCGGTTGCGCGTACCGCGTCCTCAAGAACACGCTCGTCAAGATCGCGATCAAAGGCTCTCATCTCGAGCCGATGTCGGAGCTGCTCGTCGGCCCGACCGCGGTCATCTGGTCCAACGAGTCTCCGTCGGCGCCGGCCAAGTTGGCGGTCAAGTGGGCCAAGGAAGTCAAAGACTTCGAGATCAAGGGCGGCTTCTTCGAGGGCCAGGTGCTCGACGTCGCGGGCGTCGACCAACTCGCCAGGATGCCCGACAAGCCGGAGCTGCAGGCGACGTTGCTCATGACGTTCCTCGCGGCGCCAACCGAGTTCGTCAAGCTGCTGGCTGCGGCCCCGCAGAACTTCGCGTACTTGCTGGACGCGCGCAAGCGGCAGCTCGAATCCGCGTAA
- the nusG gene encoding transcription termination/antitermination protein NusG, with protein sequence MKWYVVHTYSGHENRAKLSLLERIKSNKLDEFFGEILIPTESVMEVVKGHKRTSTRKFYPGYMFVQMVLNERTFHLVKSTPKITGFLGGTSPTPVPEREIVGIHSAMTEGKAKPKPKVVFEQGDTVRVIDGPFANFSATVEEVKPDKQKVRVLVSIFGRSTPVELDFSQVEKAS encoded by the coding sequence ATGAAATGGTACGTGGTGCACACGTACTCCGGGCACGAGAATCGCGCCAAGCTCTCGCTCCTCGAGCGGATCAAGTCGAACAAACTCGATGAGTTCTTCGGGGAGATCCTGATTCCCACCGAGAGCGTGATGGAGGTCGTCAAGGGCCACAAGCGTACGTCCACCCGCAAGTTCTATCCGGGGTACATGTTCGTGCAGATGGTCCTGAACGAGCGGACGTTCCACCTCGTCAAGAGCACGCCCAAGATCACCGGATTCCTCGGCGGCACGTCGCCGACGCCCGTCCCCGAGCGCGAAATCGTCGGCATCCACTCCGCGATGACCGAAGGCAAGGCCAAGCCGAAGCCGAAGGTCGTGTTCGAACAAGGCGACACGGTGCGGGTGATCGACGGGCCGTTCGCCAATTTCTCCGCGACCGTCGAGGAGGTCAAGCCCGACAAACAGAAGGTCCGGGTGCTGGTGTCGATCTTCGGCCGGAGCACGCCGGTCGAACTCGACTTCTCCCAGGTCGAAAAAGCCTCCTAA
- a CDS encoding 50S ribosomal protein L7/L12 has protein sequence MAEITQEQVIDYLSGLTVMDLVDLTKKLEEKWDVKAAPVAVAAAAGPAAADAGQAEEKTEFTVVLKSPGAQKIQVIKAVREITGLGLKDAKDLVDGAPKEVKADVPKAEAEEIAKKLKDAGAEVEIK, from the coding sequence ATGGCAGAAATCACGCAGGAACAGGTTATCGACTATCTCAGCGGTCTGACGGTCATGGACCTCGTCGACCTCACCAAGAAGCTCGAGGAGAAGTGGGACGTCAAGGCGGCGCCGGTCGCGGTGGCGGCGGCGGCCGGTCCCGCGGCGGCCGACGCGGGCCAGGCCGAGGAGAAGACCGAATTCACCGTCGTGCTCAAGTCGCCGGGTGCGCAAAAGATCCAGGTCATCAAGGCCGTGCGCGAGATCACGGGCCTGGGCCTCAAGGACGCCAAGGATCTCGTCGATGGCGCTCCGAAGGAGGTCAAGGCCGACGTGCCGAAGGCCGAGGCCGAAGAGATCGCCAAGAAGCTGAAAGACGCGGGCGCTGAAGTCGAGATCAAGTAG
- a CDS encoding 50S ribosomal protein L1: protein MAGKKYRKALEQYDPRQKYPLDEAVALIPKVKISDKFDESVDVAVRLGVNPKHADQMVRGAVVMPHGTGKSKRVLVIAKPDKAKEALDAGADYAGGEEYVNKIKDENWFEFDAVVATPDMMALVGRIGRILGPRGLMPNPKVGTVTMDVAKAVRELKAGRVEFRVEKAGIVHAPIGKASFPPEKLAGNLAALMDQLIKLKPSTAKGTYVKSVVISTTHGPGVKIDPATVASR from the coding sequence ATGGCAGGCAAGAAGTACAGAAAAGCGCTCGAGCAGTACGATCCGCGGCAGAAGTACCCGCTGGACGAAGCCGTCGCGCTCATTCCCAAGGTCAAGATCAGCGACAAGTTCGACGAGTCGGTCGACGTCGCCGTGCGGCTCGGGGTCAACCCCAAGCACGCGGACCAGATGGTCCGCGGCGCGGTCGTCATGCCGCACGGGACCGGCAAGTCGAAGCGCGTGCTGGTCATCGCCAAGCCGGACAAAGCCAAGGAGGCGCTCGACGCCGGAGCCGACTACGCCGGCGGCGAGGAGTACGTCAACAAGATCAAGGACGAGAACTGGTTCGAGTTCGACGCCGTCGTCGCGACGCCCGACATGATGGCGCTGGTCGGCCGGATCGGCCGCATCCTCGGTCCGCGCGGCTTGATGCCGAACCCGAAGGTCGGCACGGTCACGATGGACGTCGCCAAGGCGGTCCGCGAGCTGAAGGCCGGTCGCGTCGAGTTCCGCGTCGAGAAGGCCGGCATCGTGCACGCGCCGATCGGCAAGGCGTCGTTCCCCCCCGAGAAGCTGGCGGGCAACCTCGCGGCGTTGATGGATCAGCTCATCAAGCTCAAGCCGTCGACGGCGAAGGGGACGTACGTCAAGTCGGTCGTCATTTCGACCACGCACGGTCCCGGAGTCAAGATCGATCCCGCCACGGTGGCGAGCCGGTAA
- the rplK gene encoding 50S ribosomal protein L11, whose product MKKVIAQIKLQVPAGKANPSPPVGPALGQHGLNIMQFCKEFNARTQSQGDVIIPVVITAYADRSFTFITKTPPASVLLKKAAKVEKGSGEPNKHKVGKVSMAQIEEIAKTKMPDLNAASLDAAMRTIAGTARSMGIDVVK is encoded by the coding sequence ATGAAAAAGGTCATCGCACAGATTAAGTTGCAGGTTCCGGCCGGCAAGGCCAACCCGTCGCCGCCGGTGGGTCCGGCGCTTGGCCAGCACGGGTTGAACATCATGCAGTTCTGCAAGGAGTTCAACGCGCGCACGCAGTCGCAGGGCGACGTGATCATCCCCGTCGTGATCACGGCCTATGCCGACCGCAGTTTTACCTTCATCACGAAGACGCCGCCCGCGTCGGTATTGCTCAAGAAGGCCGCGAAGGTCGAAAAGGGCTCCGGCGAGCCGAACAAGCACAAGGTGGGCAAGGTGTCGATGGCGCAGATCGAGGAGATCGCAAAGACCAAGATGCCGGACCTCAACGCGGCGAGCCTCGATGCGGCCATGCGGACGATCGCCGGCACGGCGCGGTCCATGGGCATCGACGTCGTGAAGTAG